From Hartmannibacter diazotrophicus, a single genomic window includes:
- a CDS encoding DUF3164 family protein, with translation MTVEAPEKPSETAVETGLPPGAIEVAGKPYMQDAKGALVPLGTIKAQDLLIDETVRKIIGFARDLNAQIRRFGEHTSADIVTLQETLDLHYGAKAGGAKGNVTLTTFDGRMKVTLKIADQLEFGPELQAAKKLVDECLMEWSADSNDELRSIVTRAFQVDQEGKINRAEIFMLLRAEISDPRWLRAMQAVRDSIRVVGSKSYLNFHVRENADGKWMHLPIDLANA, from the coding sequence ATGACCGTTGAAGCCCCCGAAAAGCCTTCTGAAACAGCCGTTGAAACCGGCCTGCCGCCCGGCGCCATCGAGGTCGCCGGCAAGCCCTACATGCAGGACGCCAAGGGCGCCCTGGTGCCGCTCGGAACGATCAAGGCGCAAGACCTTCTGATTGACGAGACGGTGCGCAAGATCATCGGCTTCGCCCGTGACCTCAACGCGCAAATCCGCCGCTTTGGCGAGCACACCTCGGCCGACATCGTGACGCTCCAGGAGACGTTGGACCTTCACTACGGCGCGAAGGCCGGCGGTGCGAAAGGCAACGTCACGCTGACCACCTTCGACGGCCGCATGAAGGTGACGCTCAAGATCGCCGACCAGCTCGAATTCGGCCCCGAACTCCAGGCGGCCAAAAAATTGGTCGACGAATGTCTCATGGAGTGGTCGGCCGACAGCAACGACGAGCTGCGCTCGATCGTGACGCGGGCCTTCCAGGTCGACCAGGAAGGCAAGATCAACCGGGCGGAGATTTTCATGCTCCTGCGGGCGGAAATCAGCGACCCGCGCTGGCTGCGCGCCATGCAGGCCGTGCGCGACAGCATCCGCGTCGTCGGCTCCAAGTCCTACCTGAATTTCCACGTCCGCGAGAATGCCGACGGCAAGTGGATGCACTTGCCCATCGACCTCGCCAACGCCTGA
- a CDS encoding terminase large subunit domain-containing protein: MSAPLDHEVFGRDITEADWIKLRRDHPASLPETEIFLGYQRKLLATTAVHRVIVYEKSRRTGVTWAAAYDAVMAAGKARAAGGMNVFYMGYNLEMAREFIDTCASWAKYLSEFLDLGPASVGEYLFEDTKGNKDVKAFSIDFASGFSIRALPSRPRSLRGMQGYVIIDEAAFHEDLAELLKAAMALLIWGGKVLLISTHDGAENPFNELIADCRAGRKSYAVLRTDFDEALIDGLYERVCQKAGEDWTPEGEAAWRAGIIADYGDAADEELYCIPSQGSGTWLPSPLIEARMTADAPLLRWELPSDYLHRTELERMLLFVPMKHALADALQNLDKRHRHALGFDFGRVGDLSVLWLLALDQALNRITRLVVEMRRFPHAEQIEVCRAVIRAMPRPTGAAFDAGGEGNGVAEALQREFGIYAPDHPGSGLVEAIKPSINWYRTEMPPLKAAFEDGTVTIIKDADHLDDLRLVKVVSGVPSIPDIRTGTKGKKRHADGAVALAMAYHASRMNAVVDLVIDTPSTVAAEETGALRGAFDSLRRRLWG; the protein is encoded by the coding sequence ATGAGCGCGCCTTTGGATCACGAGGTTTTCGGCCGGGACATCACGGAGGCCGATTGGATCAAGCTGCGGCGCGATCATCCGGCGAGTTTGCCAGAGACCGAAATCTTTCTCGGCTATCAGCGCAAGCTGCTGGCAACGACCGCAGTCCACCGGGTCATCGTCTATGAAAAGAGCCGCCGGACAGGTGTGACCTGGGCGGCCGCCTACGATGCGGTGATGGCGGCCGGCAAGGCGCGGGCCGCCGGCGGCATGAACGTCTTCTACATGGGCTACAATCTGGAAATGGCGCGGGAGTTCATCGACACCTGCGCCTCCTGGGCGAAGTATCTGTCCGAGTTTCTCGACCTCGGGCCTGCCAGTGTCGGAGAGTATCTCTTCGAAGACACCAAGGGCAACAAGGACGTCAAGGCGTTCTCGATCGACTTTGCCTCGGGCTTCTCGATCCGGGCCTTGCCGTCGAGGCCCCGCAGCCTTCGCGGCATGCAGGGGTACGTCATCATCGACGAAGCCGCGTTCCACGAGGATCTGGCCGAACTTCTCAAGGCGGCGATGGCGCTGCTGATCTGGGGCGGCAAGGTCCTCCTGATCTCGACGCATGACGGAGCGGAAAACCCCTTCAACGAACTGATCGCCGATTGCCGCGCTGGCCGAAAGTCCTACGCGGTGTTGCGGACGGATTTCGACGAAGCACTCATCGACGGCCTTTATGAGCGCGTCTGCCAGAAGGCGGGCGAGGACTGGACCCCGGAAGGGGAAGCTGCCTGGCGCGCCGGCATCATTGCCGATTATGGCGACGCGGCGGACGAAGAACTCTATTGCATCCCGAGCCAGGGCTCCGGCACCTGGCTGCCGTCGCCGTTGATCGAGGCGCGCATGACGGCTGATGCGCCGCTGCTGCGATGGGAGTTGCCGTCCGACTATCTGCACCGGACAGAGCTTGAGCGCATGCTTCTCTTCGTTCCGATGAAGCATGCGCTCGCCGACGCCCTGCAAAACCTCGACAAGCGCCACCGCCACGCGCTGGGCTTCGACTTCGGCCGCGTCGGCGATCTGTCCGTGCTCTGGCTGCTGGCGCTCGATCAGGCTCTCAACCGCATCACGCGGCTGGTGGTGGAGATGCGCCGCTTTCCGCATGCCGAGCAGATCGAGGTTTGCCGCGCGGTGATCAGGGCGATGCCGAGACCAACGGGCGCCGCGTTCGACGCGGGCGGTGAAGGCAATGGCGTTGCCGAGGCGCTCCAGCGGGAGTTCGGCATCTACGCGCCCGATCATCCGGGCAGTGGGCTCGTCGAAGCGATCAAGCCGTCCATCAACTGGTACCGGACGGAAATGCCGCCGCTGAAGGCGGCCTTCGAGGACGGCACCGTCACGATCATCAAGGATGCAGATCATCTCGACGATCTGCGGCTCGTCAAGGTGGTTTCGGGCGTGCCAAGCATCCCGGATATCCGAACGGGAACGAAGGGAAAGAAGCGGCACGCGGACGGCGCGGTCGCGCTCGCCATGGCCTATCACGCAAGCCGCATGAATGCGGTGGTCGATCTTGTCATCGACACACCCTCGACCGTCGCGGCCGAGGAGACCGGAGCGTTGCGCGGCGCCTTTGACAGCTTGAGGAGACGGCTATGGGGATGA
- a CDS encoding phage protein Gp27 family protein, whose protein sequence is MGRPSKVDRLPDAVREAIADLRRQGRTIDEILAHIRDMGVASDDVSRSGLGEHIKEIDALAKEAQKDRAIAEAVVARFGEEAEDKVFRGSVEMLQGLIFRMTVAMRQGDVMDLSAGDMMFLSRAMNSLAAASKIDTDRAAKIEARAIEKAKREAVAEVEKAAGECGMSQETVDVINRRIAGIAVR, encoded by the coding sequence ATGGGCCGTCCGTCCAAGGTGGATCGACTGCCGGACGCGGTGCGCGAGGCCATCGCGGACCTGCGCCGCCAGGGGCGAACGATTGATGAAATTCTCGCTCATATCCGGGACATGGGCGTCGCCAGCGACGATGTCAGCCGCTCGGGCCTTGGCGAGCACATCAAGGAAATCGACGCCCTCGCCAAGGAGGCCCAAAAGGATCGCGCCATCGCGGAAGCCGTCGTGGCGCGCTTCGGAGAGGAAGCCGAAGACAAGGTCTTTCGCGGTTCGGTCGAGATGTTGCAGGGGCTGATTTTCCGGATGACCGTCGCCATGCGCCAGGGCGACGTCATGGACCTGTCGGCGGGCGACATGATGTTTCTGAGCCGCGCCATGAACAGCCTGGCCGCAGCAAGCAAGATCGACACCGATCGCGCCGCGAAAATCGAGGCACGCGCGATTGAAAAGGCCAAGCGGGAAGCCGTGGCCGAGGTCGAGAAGGCCGCGGGCGAATGCGGCATGAGCCAGGAGACCGTCGACGTCATCAACCGTCGCATTGCCGGTATCGCCGTCCGCTGA
- a CDS encoding TraR/DksA C4-type zinc finger protein — protein MAAIARHFSQPVKPGSPVCTGCGDDIPDERRAAVPGASTCITCARRAEERGKAWKF, from the coding sequence ATGGCGGCGATTGCCCGCCATTTTTCGCAGCCGGTGAAACCAGGCTCTCCGGTCTGCACCGGTTGCGGAGACGACATTCCGGATGAGCGCCGGGCCGCTGTACCAGGCGCCTCCACATGCATCACCTGCGCAAGGCGGGCCGAGGAAAGGGGCAAGGCGTGGAAGTTCTGA
- a CDS encoding DUF2730 family protein, which translates to MEVLREWWPVIAFAATLLLGAGGWAIRMGLASKADLAAEATTRNEQVGGLERRIAADIKALRDGQHDLSSRTLRIETEIEHLPSADDFAELKAALGSLTGAVDASHRELSGLSRAVNRIEDHLLNRGQ; encoded by the coding sequence GTGGAAGTTCTGAGGGAATGGTGGCCGGTGATCGCGTTCGCCGCAACGCTGCTTCTTGGTGCGGGCGGTTGGGCGATCCGCATGGGGCTTGCCTCGAAGGCGGACCTTGCAGCCGAGGCGACGACACGCAACGAGCAAGTGGGCGGCCTGGAGCGGCGCATTGCCGCCGATATCAAGGCTTTGCGCGATGGCCAGCATGACCTCTCCAGCCGGACGCTGCGCATCGAGACGGAAATCGAGCATTTGCCGAGTGCGGACGACTTCGCCGAACTCAAGGCCGCACTCGGATCGCTGACGGGCGCGGTCGATGCCTCGCACCGGGAGCTTTCCGGACTGTCGCGCGCGGTAAACCGGATCGAAGATCATCTGTTGAACAGGGGGCAATGA
- a CDS encoding regulatory protein GemA, producing the protein MTAIRQRQIGRIHGLAKEACLDEETRRDIIAQVAGGKRSSKDLTAAEADDVIRRLEVLVGGGTSPSVPHSRRGIAMDGPFAGKLRALWIAGWNLGVVHDRTDEALTAFVERQTGIQAVRWLRDAVEARKAIEAVKGWLAREAGVDWSTDGGRTREANPRQRVAAAQWAYIREHANQTPAPSLADFLRRTAGDWQLAPVKATDQQWQTVQNALGTIVRTIKADFERGRAAAMKWADTADQATTAEAFAAGGPDFLKGECTDETPAYHHGWDDAIRAARRTKGAE; encoded by the coding sequence ATGACCGCCATCCGGCAGCGCCAGATCGGGCGCATCCACGGCCTTGCCAAAGAGGCTTGCCTCGACGAGGAGACCCGCCGCGACATCATCGCCCAGGTGGCGGGCGGCAAGCGCTCGTCGAAAGACCTGACGGCGGCGGAAGCCGACGACGTGATCCGCCGGCTTGAGGTTTTGGTTGGCGGCGGGACGAGCCCCTCCGTGCCGCACTCGCGCCGGGGCATCGCCATGGACGGCCCGTTCGCCGGCAAATTGAGAGCGCTCTGGATTGCCGGCTGGAACCTCGGCGTCGTTCACGACCGGACGGACGAGGCGCTGACGGCCTTCGTTGAGAGGCAAACGGGCATTCAGGCGGTGCGCTGGCTCCGGGACGCGGTCGAGGCCAGGAAAGCGATTGAGGCGGTCAAAGGATGGCTCGCGCGGGAGGCCGGCGTCGACTGGTCGACGGATGGCGGTCGGACGCGGGAAGCGAACCCGCGCCAGCGTGTGGCGGCGGCGCAATGGGCTTATATCCGCGAACACGCAAACCAGACTCCCGCGCCTTCGTTGGCGGATTTCCTGCGCAGGACGGCGGGCGACTGGCAACTGGCGCCGGTCAAGGCGACGGACCAGCAATGGCAGACCGTCCAGAACGCGCTCGGGACGATCGTCCGCACGATCAAGGCCGACTTTGAGCGCGGACGAGCCGCCGCCATGAAATGGGCGGACACGGCCGATCAGGCGACGACCGCCGAGGCGTTTGCCGCTGGCGGACCCGATTTCCTCAAGGGCGAATGCACAGACGAAACACCCGCCTATCACCATGGCTGGGACGATGCCATTCGCGCCGCCCGCCGCACGAAGGGAGCCGAGTGA
- a CDS encoding signal recognition particle — protein sequence MKRFFLAACWLFASINVAKADDSLDVADRLGEIIGAEDACGLTLDQAAINRYVSNHVAADDLDFVGYLKTSTWTAKEDLSEMGATERSAHCMQVVRSAKAIGVTTE from the coding sequence ATGAAACGGTTCTTTCTGGCGGCCTGCTGGCTCTTCGCATCGATCAACGTCGCCAAGGCGGACGATAGCCTGGACGTTGCGGACCGCCTCGGCGAAATCATCGGAGCCGAGGACGCCTGCGGACTGACGCTCGACCAGGCGGCTATCAATCGCTACGTCAGCAACCATGTCGCCGCCGACGATCTCGACTTCGTCGGCTACTTGAAGACCTCAACCTGGACAGCGAAGGAAGACCTGTCCGAGATGGGGGCAACCGAGCGATCGGCCCATTGCATGCAGGTTGTCCGCTCGGCCAAAGCCATCGGCGTGACGACGGAGTAG
- a CDS encoding peptidoglycan-binding protein, whose amino-acid sequence MASLPAIDNDFLTRFVPPSGKHAEAQRANMAGLVDSWGIVAELAELTTPLRVVHFLCQTGHECDRFRTTEEYASGRAYEGRADLGNTRKGDGARFKGRGIIQTTGRANCRAFTAWIRKYIPAAPDFEAEPERLAQFPWAALSAAWYWQTHNLNRFADRDDVIGATRAINGGLNGLDDRRKLLGIAKTVMAAAMAGSVAVHSAALPTLHRGSDGDAVATLQRALRSAGYHIATDGDFGPATELAVRTFQQTNSLIPDGIVGRATWGALARHIDHPET is encoded by the coding sequence ATGGCCTCTCTCCCCGCAATCGACAATGATTTCCTGACGCGCTTCGTGCCGCCTTCGGGCAAGCATGCCGAGGCGCAACGCGCCAATATGGCCGGCCTCGTCGACTCCTGGGGGATCGTCGCCGAGCTGGCCGAACTGACGACGCCGCTTCGGGTCGTGCATTTCCTTTGTCAGACCGGCCACGAGTGCGACCGCTTCCGGACCACGGAAGAATATGCGAGTGGCCGGGCCTATGAAGGCCGCGCAGACCTCGGCAACACCCGCAAGGGCGATGGCGCCCGGTTCAAGGGGCGCGGGATCATCCAGACGACGGGACGCGCCAACTGCCGCGCCTTCACCGCGTGGATCCGCAAGTACATTCCCGCCGCGCCTGATTTCGAGGCAGAGCCGGAACGGCTCGCGCAATTTCCGTGGGCGGCTCTGTCGGCGGCCTGGTACTGGCAGACGCACAACCTCAACCGCTTTGCTGACCGTGACGACGTGATCGGCGCAACCCGCGCCATCAACGGCGGCCTTAACGGGCTTGACGATCGGCGCAAGCTGCTCGGGATCGCCAAGACGGTGATGGCGGCGGCGATGGCCGGCAGCGTTGCGGTCCACTCGGCCGCGCTGCCGACGCTGCATCGCGGCTCCGATGGCGATGCGGTCGCCACCCTCCAGCGTGCGCTTCGATCCGCCGGCTATCACATCGCCACGGACGGTGATTTCGGCCCTGCGACCGAGCTGGCTGTCCGCACCTTCCAGCAGACCAATTCGCTCATCCCGGACGGCATCGTCGGCCGGGCCACCTGGGGCGCGCTCGCCCGCCACATCGACCACCCGGAGACCTGA